The Apium graveolens cultivar Ventura chromosome 11, ASM990537v1, whole genome shotgun sequence genome has a window encoding:
- the LOC141697493 gene encoding uncharacterized protein LOC141697493 → MAASSSTTQTTYDVSSIYYINPSDASTMQLVSVKFNGTNYNNWKRSILLILTAKNKLGLVNGTLTISDITATDYTAWERSNSLVISWILYNIDETIAKSVFYLKTARAIWKDLEERFGRSSITELFSLEQQLMEISQCNQSVSDFYTQIKTIWDAIDDVNLFPTCACTTCVCDLVVRGHILLMVHLPTVSQAYGLIAQKESHRDLSQSSSNNENMAFVADRRNYSQNQNQKPYGYQHSSQPYQYGYQHSSQHYQSS, encoded by the exons ATGGCGGCATCTTCATCTACTACACAAACTACTTACGATGTGTCAAGTATCTATTATATTAATCCATCTGATGCATCTACTATGCAACTTGTTTCGGTAAAATTTAACGGAACAAATTATAACAACTGGAAAAGATCGATATTGTTGATTCTAACTGCCAAGAACAAATTAGGTCTTGTGAATGGAACTTTGACTATATCTGATATAACTGCTACTGATTATACTGCTTGGGAGCGCAGCAATTCACTTGTTATATCGTGGATCTTGTATAATATTGATGAAACAATTGCTAAAAGTGTTTTTTACTTGAAAACTGCAAGAGCTATTTGGAAAGATTTAGAAGAACGGTTTGGGCGTTCTTCTATCACAGAGTTGTTTTCTTTAGAACAACAATTGATGGAAATATCTCAGTGTAATCAATCAGTTTCTGATTTTTACACTCAAATTAAGACTATTTGGGATGCAATTGATGATGTGAATCTGTTTCCTACTTGTGCTTGTACAACATGTGTTTGTGATCT TGTTGTTCGAGGTCACATTTTACTCATGGTTCATCTCCCTACTGTTTCTCAAGCTTATGGACTCATAGCACAAAAGGAAAGTCATAGAGATTTGTCTCAGTCATCTTCGAACAATGAAAATATGGCGTTTGTTGCTGACAGAAGGAATTATTCTCAGAATCAAAACCAGAAACCATATGGTTATCAACATTCTTCACAGCCTTACCAGTATGGTTATCAACATTCTTCGCAGCATTACCAGTCTTCTTAG
- the LOC141696783 gene encoding MLO-like protein 1: MSEGEDEGSLEYTPTWVVAAVCTVIVTISLAMERIIHYTGKYLKRKKQKPLYEALEKVKEELMLLGFISLLLTVFQSTIVKICVPQNITEHLLPCPLSSKPSDNNSSSPHTTPHLGRRLLDAQESEDEGFCAEKGKVPLLPLEALHHLHIFIFVLAIVHVTFSVLTILFGGVKIRQWKAWEDSISQESFDTEEVLRPKVTHVHEHDFIRGRFLGFGKRSTIKGWLHSFFKQFYGSVTKSDYVSLRLGFITTHCRGNPKFNFHKYMIRALEDDFKKVVGISWYLWIFVVLFLLLNINGWHTYFWIAFIPFALLPALGTKLEHIISELAHEVAEKHIAIEGELAVHPSDDYFWFHRPKIVLFLIHFILFQNAFEIAFIFWIWVQYGLNSCIMGKVRYIVPRLVIGIFIQVLCSYSTLPLYAVVTQMGTHFKKSIFDDHIQAGLVDWAQKAKKRKKMMKMAANTPVQESTSSTGPSTGVQLVKKQCNQEEIQASNEIEPSNEIEASNEMEPSNEMEPSNSADASDNV, encoded by the exons ATGTCCGAAGGGGAAGATGAAGGCTCGTTGGAATACACACCCACATGGGTCGTTGCCGCCGTTTGTACTGTCATTGTCACCATCTCTCTTGCCATGGAGAGAATCATCCATTACACCGGAAAG TATCTCAAGAGGAAAAAACAAAAGCCTTTGTATGAAGCACTGGAGAAAGTTAAAGAAG AATTGATGCTGTTAGGATTCATCTCACTACTTCTTACTGTATTCCAAAGCACTATTGTTAAAATTTGTGTGCCTCAAAATATAACAGAACACCTCCTTCCCTGCCCATTATCTAGTAAACCTAGTGATAACAACTCATCATCTCCTCACACTACGCCTCATCTTGGACGCCGCTTGCTCGATGCTCAAGAATCAGAGGATGAAGGTTTCTGTGCTGAAAAG GGTAAAGTTCCCCTGTTGCCACTTGAAGCTCTTCATCATCTGCATATCTTTATATTTGTCCTGGCCATCGTGCATGTTACATTTTCTGTTCTGACCATTTTATTTGGAGGTGTAAAG ATACGTCAATGGAAGGCTTGGGAGGATTCCATTTCACAAGAGAGTTTTGACACAGAAGAAG TTCTACGGCCAAAGGTTACTCATGTCCATGAACATGATTTTATCAGGGGACGTTTCTTGGGTTTTGGTAAACGCTCGACCATTAAGGGTTGGCTG CATTcattttttaaacaattttatggATCTGTCACCAAATCAGATTATGTATCACTTCGACTTGGTTTCATCACT ACACATTGCAGGGGAAACCCGAAATTTAATTTTCACAAATACATGATACGGGCACTAGAAGATGATTTTAAGAAAGTTGTAGGCATAAG TTGGTACTTGTGGATTTTTGTGGTATTATTCTTATTGCTCAATATAAATG GTTGGCACACATATTTTTGGATAGCCTTCATCCCGTTTGCT CTACTTCCAGCTCTTGGCACTAAGCTAGAGCACATAATATCTGAGTTAGCTCATGAAGTCGCTGAGAAACATATAGCTATTGAGGGGGAGTTGGCAGTGCATCCATCAGATGATTACTTTTGGTTCCACAGGCCCAAGATTGTTCTCTTCTTGATACACTTTATACTCTTCCAGAATGCTTTTGAGATTGCATTTATCTTCTGGATTTGG GTTCAATATGGGCTTAACTCCTGCATTATGGGAAAGGTCAGATATATAGTTCCAAGACTTGTTATAGG GATATTCATTCAAGTACTCTGCAGTTATAGTACTCTTCCCCTATATGCTGTAGTCACACAG ATGGGAACTCATTTCAAGAAGTCAATATTTGATGACCATATACAAGCAGGACTTGTTGACTGGGCTCAGAAGGCAAAAAAGAGGAAGAAAATGATGAAAATGGCAGCTAATACTCCTGTCCAAGAGAGTACGAGTAGTACAGGTCCTTCTACAGGAGTTCAACTTGTCAAAAAACAATGTAATCAGGAGGAAATTCAGGCTTCGAATGAAATTGAACCCTCCAATGAAATTGAAGCCTCCAATGAGATGGAACCCTCCAATGAGATGGAACCCTCCAACAGTGCTGATGCCTCAGATAATGTTTAG